One window of Toxotes jaculatrix isolate fToxJac2 chromosome 19, fToxJac2.pri, whole genome shotgun sequence genomic DNA carries:
- the LOC121199790 gene encoding LOW QUALITY PROTEIN: pleckstrin homology domain-containing family G member 3-like (The sequence of the model RefSeq protein was modified relative to this genomic sequence to represent the inferred CDS: deleted 4 bases in 4 codons) produces the protein MPEGSHSSSCDVSMGEESPRLSTASISSNERAPSATPSDSSDLPLSEHRPVSLISTLSSGSGSSRDDSLAPPPLSSQNSDPDIDLDLSPAGSGGGSADSKGLGPRPPSDEKGRGLGLVHNNNNNKESTASRASSRRQQTPFIKSSMAPNPQLTYLDRVVMEIIETERMYVRDLRMIVEDYLAHIIDQSDLSMRPEQVCALFGNIEDIYEFNSELLQALDLCDNDPVAVARCFVMKSEYFEIYTQYCTNYPNSVAALTDCMRNKSLAKFFRERQALLKRSLPLGSYLLKPVQRILKYHLLLQEIAKHFDPEEEGYEVVEEAIYTMTGVAWYINDMKRKHEHAVRLQEVQSLLLNWKGPDLTTYGELVLEGTFKVYRAKNERTLFLFDRMLLITKRRGEHYVYKTHISCSTLMLIESAKDSLSFSVTHYKHPKQPHTVQAKTLEEKKLWAHHIKRIILENHHAIIPQKAKDAILEMDPIYPPRYRYSPERLKKALSSQSEEFQRDSGQGRRQSDPSKQILKNTKGEAAAIKRSDREGVLPGERRSLQPAVSGAVVGSSLDESDADRPGEEEEELSSRKSSLERLICSEEEEEEEEAGRLSPQRSHQMEDSEPDDVLLEEDQVDDFASSVLAAISCWHYRVQAFLSTTVTEAEGGSSNKEHGRLPEGEPAGPEATSEQPSTEKLPQEKTSESEPAENPEPEPTSDPDPPMVSVSPQRSEELRPERDPEPSSATPDSDSKTLSSGESSEDEEDDKEDVEKESEATSILPSSVLDKASAIAQHFTNSIKRGSLAQDDTRSLGCASPRLPSRTGSSLSLSAEPADRPLRLNSVSSDAAETFGVMDLTLLSPRDDSLFDTDRGIRRRRDSILSKHDQLLIGKIKSYYENAGSQDATFSLQRRESLTYIPTGLVRSSVSRFNSIPKDKMIQANPTTSSSLDVSVESHSALPTDNRDHIVSSDSLDSLKSDQRSTEDSGESLRFRSQSLQDNPSEDEEFKPSSEMIKIWQAMEQEITRSQSEQSKEAPKNPRATSVRLSNLTKTPNKSSDQESQASDLSTITEESTSPSPLKPKASGMNRTGSLKDTLKVFGEEAVILRASVPRVAQLKAEAEGERPSEDSNQVDDKTKSKVLHLARQYSQRIKTTKPVVQQRSHGVLISRKSLPSLVEEKESSGKPNLTLTLRSHNKASSLPLSPVDQARVVSPDRARSRSPLSPPPPIEGFNWPDVRELRSKYSDHSCSQKSPVGRSRSIPEQMFDRGLRRHSGCFSSHLFADGTSGEDPSYKPRSSRDNSREERSKRLHRANSLDPRLSGAQMAELQKLQDQVANSSYDGYFIAAEVPLASASEHKIIVIEKLPEPESEPTETAKEEEDDNYVQIRSPTSKEKISIMAVIDRCRAYQDCDEYKQREEAKAKFELVKPQELDKTAASFTDQDESQKTSSDSGQKTEAGQQSMVKNLREKFQSLS, from the exons ATGCCTGAAGGATCTCACAGCTCCTCCTGTGACGTCTCCATGGGTGAAG agtcTCCT CGCCTGTCCACTGCCTCCATCAGTAGTAATGAGCGCGCTCCGTCGGCCACG CCCTCCGACTCCTCCGACCTGCCGTTGTCAGAACATCGCCCGGTGAGCCTGATCTCCACGCTGTCCTCAGGATCTGGATCCTCCAGAGACGACAGCCTGGCCCCGCCTCCACTGTCCTCC CAAAACTCGGACCCCGACATcgacctggacctgagccctGCAGGGAGCGGCGGAGGCAGCGCAGACAGCAAGGGGTTGGGGCCACGCCCACCA TCTGACGAGAAGGGGCGGGGCCTCGGACTtgttcacaacaacaacaacaacaaagagtcGACAGCAAGTCGAGCCTCCAGCCGCCGGCAGCAGACGCCGTTCATAAAGAGCAGCATGGCACCCAACCCTCAGCTGACCTACCTGGACCGGGTCGTCATGGAGATCATCGAGACTGAGAGGATGTACGTCAGAGACCTGCGCATGATCGTAGAG gATTACCTGGCTCACATCATCGATCAGTCTGATTTGTCGATGCGTCCTGAGCAGGTGTGcgctctgtttggaaacatcGAGGACATCTACGAGTTCAACAG CGAGCTGCTCCAGGCTCTTGACCTGTGTGACAACGATCCCGTCGCCGTCGCCCGGTGCTTCGTCATGAAG AGCGAGTACTTTGAGATCTACACACAGTACTGCACCAACTACCCAAA TTCGGTCGCAGCGCTGACCGACTGCATGAGGAATAAATCCCTCGCCAAGTTTTTTCGGGAGCGCCAGGCGTTGTTGAAGCGATCACTTCCCCTGGGTTCATACCTGCTCAAGCCTGTTCAGAGGATCCTCAAGTACCACCTGCTGCTCCAG gAGATAGCGAAGCACTTTGACCCAGAGGAGGAAGGTTatgaggtggtggaggaggccATCTACACCATGACAGGGGTGGCCTGGTACATCAACGACATGAAGAGGAAGCACGAACACGCCGTCAGACTGCAG GAGGTTCAGTCTTTGCTGCTGAACTGGAAGGGTCCAGACCTCACCACGTACGGAGAGCTGGTTCTGGAGGGAACCTTCAAAGTTTATCGAGCTAAAAACGAGAGAACGCTTTTCCTGTTCGATCGCATGCTGCTCATCACCAAACGCCGCGGAGAACACTACGTGTACAAGACGCACATCTCT TGCTCCACCCTGATGCTGATCGAAAGCGCCAAAGACTCTCTGAGCTTCAGCGTCACTCATTACAAACACCCCAAACAGCCTCACACCGTCCAG gcgAAGACACTGGAGGAGAAGAAGCTGTGGGCCCATCACATCAAACGCATCATTCTGGAAAACCACCACGCCATCATCCCACAGAAG GCTAAAGACGCCATCTTAGAAATGGATCCTATAT ACCCTCCCAGGTATCGTTACAGTCCTGAGCGCCTGAAAAAAGCTCTGTCCTCTCAGTCTGAGGAGTTTCAGCGAGACAGCGGACAGGGACGGCGACAGTCGG ATCCGAGCAAACAGATTCTGAAGAACACCAAAGGTGAAG CAGCTGCCATAAAG CgctcagacagagagggggtGTTACCGGGGGAGAGACGCTCTCTGCAGCCTGCCGTCAGCGGCGCCGTGGTGGGATCCAGTCTGGACGAGTCTGACGCCGACCGGcccggggaggaggaggaggagctcagcagcaggaagagcTCACTGGAGCGGCTGATCTGcagcgaggaagaggaggaggaggaagaggcgggGAGGTTGTCTCCACAGCGGTCTCATCAGATGGAGGACAGTGAGCCGGACGACGTCCTGCTGGAGGAAGACCAGGTAGACGACTTCGCTAGCTCCGTGCTGGCTGCCATCTCCTGCTGGCACTACAGGGTCCAGGCCTTTCTTTCCACCACGGTGACG GAGGCGGAGGGAGGCAGCTCGAACAAAGAACATGGACGACTTCCTGAAGGTGAGCCAGCTGGACCTGAGGCAACATCTGAGCAG ccCAGCACAGAAAAGCTGCCGCAGGAGAAGACATCAGAGTCTGAACCAGCTGAAAACCCTGAACCAGAACCCACCTCTGATCCGGACCCTCCCATGGTCTCAGTGTCTCCTCAAAGGTCAGAAGAACTGAGACCTGAAAGAGATCCAGAACCGTCGTCTGCCACGCCTGATTCAGATTCAAAAACCCTGAGCAGTGGGGAGTCatctgaggatgaggaggatgataAGGAGGATGTAGAGAAGGAGAGTGAAGCCACGAGCattcttccctcctctgtcctggACAAAGCCAGCGCCATTGCCCAGCACTTCACCAACAGCATCAAACGTGGCAGTCTGGCCCAGGACGACACCCGCTCCCTTGGCTGTGCTTCACCTCGGTTACCCAGCAGAACCGgcagcagcctcagcctcagtGCTGAACCTGCCGACCGACCTTTACGGCTCAACAGCGTCAGTTCTGATGCTGCAGAGACCTTTGGCGTGATGGACTTGACGCTGCTGTCTCCTCGGGATGACAGCCTCTTTGACACCGACAGAGGCATTCGACGGAGGCGGGACTCCATCCTGTCCAAGCATGACCAGCTGCTCATCGGCAAAATAAAGAGTTACTATGAGAATGCCGGGAGCCAGGACGCCACCTTCAGCCTTCAGCGCAGGGAGAGCCTGACATACATCCCAACTGGGCTGGTCAGGAGCTCCGTCAGCCGGTTCAACAGCATCCCAAAGGACAAAATGATCCAGGCAAATCCCACCACATCCTCCAGTCTTGACGTTTCAGTGGAATCACACTCAGCTTTACCCACAGATAACCGCGATCACATAGTTTCTAGTGACTCTTTGGATTCTTTGAAGTCTGATCAGAGAAGCACAGAAGATTCAGGAGAAAGCCTCAGGTTCAGATCTCAGAGTCTGCAGGATAATCCATCAGAGGATGAAGAGTTCAAACCTTCATCTGAAATGATCAAGATCTGGCAGGCGATGGAGCAAGAGATCACCAGATCCCAAAGTGAACAATCCAAAGAAGCTCCAAAAAACCCCAGAGCCACCAGCGTCAGGCTTTCTAACCTGACAAAGACCCCAAACAAGAGCTCTGACCAGGAGAGTCAAGCATCTGACCTCAGCACCATCACAGAGGAGTCCACGAGTCCTTCGCCCCTGAAACCCAAAGCCTCTGGGATGAATCGGACAGGAAGTCTGAAGGACACCCTGAAGGTGTTCGGGGAGGAGGCCGTCATCCTCAGGGCTTCAGTTCCTCGGGTCGCCCAGCTGAAGGCGGAGGCAGAAGGGGAAAGGCCCAGCGAGGATTCGAACCAGGTGGACGACAAAACGAAGAGCAAAGTCCTCCACCTGGCTCGTCAGTACAGTCAGCGAATCAAAACGACCAAACCAGTGGTCCAACAGCGAAGTCACGGCGTTTTGATCAGCAGGAAGAGCTTACCCTCTttggtggaggagaaggagagttCAG GTAAACCCAACCTGACTCTGACACTGAGATCTCATAATAAAGCATCCTCACTACCGCTGAGCCCTGTAGACCAAGCCCGAGTGGTCTCCCCAGATCGGGCTCGCTCCCGCAGTCccctcagtcctcctcctcccatcgaGGGGTTCAACTGGCCCGACGTCCGTGAACTCCGCTCCAAATACTCCGACCACAGCTGCTCCCAGAAGAGTCCTGTCGGCAGGAGTCGATCCATCCCTGAGCAGATGTTTGACAGAGGTCTGAGGAGGCACTCCGGCTGCTTCTCCAGCCACCTCTTTGCTGACGGAACCTCTGGTGAAGATCCTTCATACAAGCCTCGCAGCAGCCGAGACAACAGCCGAGAGGAACGCAGCAAACGGCTCCACCGAGCCAATTCTCTGGACCCTCGGCTGAGTGGAGCACAAATGGCTGAACTGCAGAAGCTTCAGGACCAGGTCGCTAACAGCAGCTACGATGGTTACTTCATCGCAGCCGAGGTGCCGCTAGCCAGTGCCTCCGAACACAAGATCATTGTCATAGAGAAACTTCCAGAGCCTGAGTCAGAGCCTACAGAAAcagccaaagaagaagaagacgacaACTACGTTCAGATTCGTTCACCGACCAGCAAAGAGAAGATCTCCATCATGGCCGTCATTGACCGCTGCCGGGCCTATCAGGACTGCGACGAATacaaacagagggaggaagcgAAAGCTAAATTTGAGCTGGTGAAGCCTCAAGAACTCGACAAGACGGCAGCGTCCTTTACCGATCAGGACGAGTCCCAGAAAACGAGCTCAGACTCCGGACAGAAGACGGAGGCCGGTCAGCAGAGCATGGTGAAAAATCTGAGAGAGAAGTTCCAGAGCCTGAGCTGA